In the Cucurbita pepo subsp. pepo cultivar mu-cu-16 chromosome LG17, ASM280686v2, whole genome shotgun sequence genome, GCCACATATTCCTCCCTTGTTTGGTAAGCGAATGGGCCATGTGTTTCCATGCGGTTGGAAACTATGGGCCAGGCTTTGTTTTCGGGCCGATTTGTAATCTCCTAAAATTCGGGCCATGGCCCAAACCATGGCCCAAATAGTCCAACGGATGGAGACGGATGTTTTCAGTCATGTTTTcctcaaataataataattaataaataaataaataaaaataatattggaCATGCTCtaccattaaaataaaaaaataattttttaaaactaaattgttaggtttttattgtaaaaatgcaaataaaaacatttttaacttataaaacataataattttaaaaagccctaaataaattattacaagtactcaaaaaataaaaataatacgttaattaattgaattttggtGTCCAAACTGTTTTTGCTCGAACAAGTTCAATCCCATCGGAGAGAATTGAGTGGTGGAGTTTGATGTCTTTATCTTTGATGAAAGGAGTACCATTCACAACGTCGTTTTCTAAGGGCACAGAAAGCGACTGCAATTGCTGATCCACACTACATTCTTTTAAGTACTTGATTGTTATACCCGAGAGCTGGTAATTCTCCAACACGGATCGAGGAGTACCCTAAAACCAaaatattgacattttttctcattctaattttattatatcatttaaataaataaaagaaataatttataacGACCAAAAAGGTaggtaaataaaaaagaagaaaaaaacatacctCGAGTACGAAGTTGATATAACTGGCATTGTTAATGTGCTGATTCATATCAAGATCGCTCAGTCTCGTCTACCAATATTTGAAGAGTCAcgagtaaaattaaattaaattagaaaagaaaaaaaaaaaaaaaggagttattaaaattaaaacttacaACTAAAGATGCATGGGTGCAATCGTGTTGATGTAAATGTAGTTTTTGGGAGACGATGTTATCTTCCTCAAGGATTGGATGGCTGTCTAAGAAGAATGGATTCATTTCCTCCTTtaattcttcacaaaatttggataattttcttgttcttttgttcATCAAAACATAGAAACTGCAATTCAAACTAAATATCAAAACATATTGATGTTTCAATCGTGTTCGAATTGAGATCAAGAACAAACCAGATTGCACGGATCAAAACTTTTCCACTTTTCTTGTCACGAGCGATCCAGTTTCGACGATAGCTATTCTTCCCATGTTTACATATCCACGTACGAAGTTCAACGACGTCGTTCCTTCAAAAttcgtgttttaaaaccatgttACTCGAACATATTAGCAGACACGgaaatgtaaaaaaatatgttatattTACCAAGAAGGAAATTGGTCGACCACCACTTGCAATTTATGCACGACCCATATGAGGTCCCTTTTCGTCATTTCATGTGTTGTGCCAAATCCCGTCTTGCCCAATCCCCTTTCGACCAATCCACAGCTTATGAAGTGATTTAGTTTCGACTCCTAATCAAAACCCATGTATCAAAAGAGATTCACATTTCATGTATAGATATGTTTgtttaaacaaacaaacttaGAACCTGTAACTGGTTGATGACGAAAAACATTGTCATCTTATTATCAGGTCCCGATTCGTATGATCTCACCAAGAAATGACATTGGTAAACCAAACCATCGTTCAAAAACTCTTCCACCATTAAATTCTCACGAGTTATCTCGGGTTTTCTCGAGACGTAATCATCGATACTCTTGAACCCACCTACCAAAAAAGGAGAGTCACCCACAAAAGAAGGGTTGGAAAAGGCAAGACCTTTACTATCATCATCAACTTACCTGCAATGGGTTGAGAAATGTGAGAAGATTTGAGGGTAAGAGAGGCAGTTTTGGGTCGGGCTTTGAGGTGCAAACTGGGTGTGGTGGCATGTCCAAATGTTGGTTCCCTCATTGAAATTGATACTAATTCCATACCAAAATGGGAGCCATTTGATGAACATATGAGTGCCATGATATCAAACTTACCATAAGATTTGATGNttttttttttttttttttttttttttttttttttttttttttttttttttttgtaagatttaatttttcagttttcttttttaatatatgtttttactttaaaGCTGTTTCATTAATGttgtttttcattaattttaaactgaCGTTGGAAGACTCTTctaatgttacttttaaaaaaaattgaaacgcAGTACTTAactattaatgaaactttttaatttttaagaaacgtttttaaagttcaaaattattactaacggttttcattgtttcttgATAGGTTTCGTGGTGATCTAAGTcgaaaaaaagtttgaattgacacatatatatatatattatatactaTTTATATAAAACAACAATGCCAACCTATGTTCAAAAGGCAATACCAATCTCATTGATGAAACCTTATCCATGGTCAATATCAACACCTTTTCGATCTCCTCGCGGTTTCACCTCTAGGACGTTCTATTATAGAGAAATTAATGATCCACTTAATGCAAATTTCTTAGTACAGTCAATAAAATATGTCAAGTTAAGTTATTCGGAACATTTattcaaaaactttatttatcaAAAGTAAATGTTAGTTTGTATAAcacccatttatttattttcaaacatttaataagATGTAtgaactcaaatttttttatttatttgaatccaACCATCACTCCgttaatatcatattattgataAGATTATATTATTGATAAGATTGACTTCCAAGcgaaattttataattcaatcgAAAAAATCATAGTTACAATATCCTTGGGAGTTGCAgttagagaaggaagaacAGATTTTGAGTTCCAGTAAAGTAATGGTCCTCCACAAACCTCATAAATCCTTCCTTCACAATTCTAATGGATAATACATCAAATAATGATGATTTTAGTATACAAATTCTAGCATTCCCTACACTACAAATTGCATACCTAATGTATAATGTCTTATAAATGCATACCTAATTAATGGGCTATGCCACAATTAATTCATTATCATTTTACTAAGTAACTACTCAAATAATACTAACTTATTACTTCAATAATTCTAATTATTGGCCAATGGATGATTTGATCAATCGACCAAACGATgaattattgttgttattattgtgTGTGCGCACACGTGGGGCTATGGTTTATCTGCTCAACTTCAGAGTCAAGCTTCAAAATCATttaaggaaaggaaaaaattcTGTAGTATAGGAAGACTATAGAAGGCAGAGGGCAGTCGAAGGGAAACAGAACCATAAGCCTAAACGACACACATATCACTGTACGAGTAGAGAGCAAACGATGAAATctagagggaaaaaaagatcaaaatgAGACTTACCATATTCGCTCAACTCGAGTGACACTAATCGACTATAGTCGACTTCATAACTTTCCAAATTGCAGCAGACTGCCAGAGTCGAACCATAACCGAACCACCTTTGGCTTGGTTTGGTCAGGTTTTGCTTGATTAATGTGAATCATCAATTCAAGTATTTGTACATAACAGTTTAAGGCAAATACATAAAAGTTGATCAGTAATTTCATAGCAAAAATTTCCATACAAGGTGTTTATACATAACAAAGCAATAGTCAAATCGACCGACAAAGTACTATGTTAAGTTCAGTATCTCTACGTCGCAGGATGATCGTATAACCATGGAGGACATGGAGAATGGGAAAGAATCTTAGCTCTCTTCACCTAAGTATAACCTCAGATATTGGATTGGAGCAAAACCCACATACATCATCATCCTTGTCTAGAATCTACAAAAATTGTGAGCAACTGAAAATGTCGACCCTTCAAATGCAATGGGAACTGGAAGTTATACACATTTCCAGAAGGAATACATATCAGAGAATTGGGCAAGGCAAAGTAGAAATgggtaaagaaaagaaaataaataaaaggggtgaagaaaaaaagagagcaaAATATGATCTTCAACAAACTACAAACCGAATTGCCACAGCTAGCTATGAACCTAGCACGTGACAGTGGTCGTTGATTCTTTGCAAGTAATTAACGGACTGTAGGCAGCTTTCTGAATGATGTTTTTGAATCATGTAAGGACATATATCATCTCAAAAATGAACCTGCAAATGCAACAATATTATGGTTGGCATTAGGCATCACGGTCAAATAGTAAGATCCTTGAATCCATCAAGCTTCCCATTATCTGAAACAGAGTTGGCATTTCGATTGGCACCGATCATTTCTGCATCTTTCAATGTTTGGTTGTTCACCGAGTTTGGTACAGCAGAGCTGAGACTGCCTTCAAAGTAGGCCGAGTAAGGGAAGAACTCCGAACATCGGGTTTTCCATCCTATGGTAACATTCACGTTCGCAACAAACAACACAAGAttagaatatataaataactcGCACTATTGTGTTACAAAATGAAGAACTAATGCCAGTGTGCCACCATCATACTTTGTCAAACCTCCCTCCACCATTAAAATAGGGAGTATAAACTACAGACAGAAATcttgtttgttatttaatatttacaacCTAGCCATGTTCATATGCTCAACCAGCACggtgataaaaaaatttactgcGGGTGACTTTACCGCCCAAATATCCCACACAACGGTAATACGGAAAAAAAATCTGGTAAATATTTATACGTCGTTGGGGGAAACAAGTATTGATTTCCAGCTTCATACCAAATTTCCCCCCACAAACAACTTCTGAATTGACTTCCATTCCATTAAGTGGGGCATTAGCCTCAAAATGCAATCTTCACCTTACAACTAGTCCAGTCCTCCACTTCTGCCACAACATATACATATTTGGGTGCTACAATCATACCATCAGGATACCTAAAAAGAACCACTTGATCTTTTATTCAAGTACAATAAAGACTGAACCTGGTTATGGGCCTAACAGCTTGATTTTGAAAGTTGCTAACTCATTCTGATGGCAACTACTGCTAGAGATGAGatgaagtaaaataaataatggcaTGGGGAAACCATTGCTAATGATGAGATAAAGGTACGAATAAATAACGGCAGTTGCCACTGGGATTCTGATAGCAACTATTGCTAATGATGTGGCTACCCGTTCATTTCTCAATTTGTGTTCTGTTCCCACTGAGGATAGCAGGAATGCCTATTTTGAGGGGGATGATTGTTGGTTGTATTTCATGAAAGATTGTGGTTGGACGATTGTCTTGTTTGTATTATGTTCCCTTCGAGTACCATCTTACTATGAGGTCAATTTTTGCTTGGCTAGAAAAGTTCACACTTCGGACTGCAGTCAAAAGCATTCTTCCGCTTTGTTGGGGCTGCACGGGTCTATCCTATGTAGTGGATATAAGGATCTGCACCATATCCTTAGGAGCAACTACTTGAAACTAAAATAGGATAAATCTTATACAATGAATATAAAGAacttaataaacaaataatatcattaGCAATACTATAAATTCCTGCTTATAAGAGAATCATCAAACCTTTAACGATGCACACTATGACtaagtttgaaattaaaaagtaattggACACATGAATAGGCAGGGATCTCCTTTGCTTACTTGATGCAGCAGCATGGTCGACAAGGCCTGTTTCGAGGAGCTTGTGAATGGTAATGCactccttgagcttccactccCTAATTGGCCCAAGTGCTCCATTTCTAATAATACCAAATCTTAATTCCATTACTTATGCGAAGCAACAAATCTAGATATATCCGGTatagacaaaaaaataataggacTCAATAAAAATGTACAACCTTGGCACCATGTTGTTTGTCGACTCTTCAATCAATTTGATAGCCTCAGATTTTCTCTGAGGTTCTAATAAATTTAGCATTTCTGCAACTGCAGCTCTATGCATCAAGGAATCTGCagtagcaaaaaaaaaaaattgttttaaaaggTATAAAAAACACATTGCAAAATGTATAGAGTAATCCAAACACATTATAGAGCTATACACCATTTCAATAGGAAGCGGCCTTTCCAAATATTCAAACGATTAtcctttttcaaaaatagGAAGCTTAGATGAGTGAAGAATTATGTTCAGAAATTGTATTTGAATTTCCGGGAGTGggcttttttaattatttctgtGTTACCCTTTCAGGAAGGTTTTAGAGTTGAAAAGAGCCTAACCATTTTCATCGTTTGTATTTATAGGTTACTTTGGATCTTCGAGGATTTAGTTTTCTAATCAGAAGtattttgttgatgatttttcaataCTGAAATGAATAGCATTGCTTTTCtttcccaaaaaagaaaaaagaaacaagataTCCCTTATGTGTCaaagttattaaaattaaatattcagtATTATGGTATATGGGACTGCAATACAGACGATGATAACCTTTATGTTTCTCAAGAAAAACTTCATTTGCCTCCATCAATGATCTTTCATGCACTTGACTGCAATAGGAGTAGATAGAGCCATTTAGAGTAAAGCACAGAATAAACACAAGGTGTAACtcataaagaaattttaaaacctgATCAGAGGACGCTCTGCATCTAAGACACTCCAAATAAGTTTTTCACCATCAGTTGTTGGAGCGGGCATTGAGTCCACCTTGCAGAAAAACTTGATCTGCGTACAAATTCATACGAGCTTTAAACAACCCACAACATTCAAACACATTAAAGACGTGCACAGAAAACACAAATACAAGCTGCCAGCAAAAGAAACATCTATTCATAAAAtaactttcttttctaaaaaacaGTTAATAAAGACAAGAGATACAACACACAAATGTAATATCCATTATgtttcttgaatttgaaaatgcaTGTCCTAGCGgaattaaaatgtaatatcTTAATTGTAGAATCCACTATAATGAGAAgtatgataaatttaattgtatttttgaGAGTCATACAAGATGCTGGCAGAAAGAGCGAAAGGAGGTTTAGAGAGTGTAATGAAAGAGCATGGTTagttatctatatatatttcattgtttttaataCACGTACAAACTAGCTTGCATACACCACACACCTTCAATATTCTCACGAGAGTACCATCTAGCCATACTACATTTGGTTCTCAAGAAAACTCAtaggatattaaattttaggcAGGTGTCCATCATGGTTTGAAATCACACCTCTTTACCCCTTGACGAGGCATAAAATCAGAGTACCTAGAAAGAAAGGTTGtgttaagagaaaaatacaaattccttcttttattccattttctaaacctcgttttatttttcttaattttgaaataatgagTAAAATATAaggaatttttcttttataaaaaaatgtattacaAATTTGACTAAAATGAGtcgtcatttttttaaaacaatctTGCAAGTGTAAGTATTCAGATAACCCATTGGATTCAaaaacattaaagaaaaaaaaatcaacaaagaTAACATATCAAACAGCCTAGTAGCCTTATGAAACTAAGCACATCAGATGCAACATACCAAACAACGATGAGAATCTGGGTGTTCCGCATCCAACCTTAGAAGCTGCTTTACAGCCTACAGGAAAGCACGAGCACAAAAGATAATGTTTCGAATAAActtgggaagaaaaaaatagatttaagtCACAGCTGTGGCAACTATTTTGGCCAAAAGTTTCTCGTCAGACTCAATTTTCATATAACACAGATAGGGTGATTATTCTGAAGAAAGGTAGGGAGAATCCCAAGATCTGATCTATAACGTATAACACACCTGAAAAGCAAGTAAAATTTTCTGCTTTCTCATATTCACTTCAAAAGAAAGTACGTGTGTGTCCAAGGAATCAGGAGAATGCTTCTGAAGTAACTTCAAGTACTTTGTAGCCTCCAGTAATGGATCTTCAACCTAAATAAATTCGGAAATCAAATTTATGGAGCTTCACAAACCAACCAAACCACACACACAACAGACAGAAAGCAACCTGCACCAATTTTTCTCCATGTGGGTCTGTATCAACAGGTTTGACATTCCGTTTCCCAGACTTTGAGACACCggaattatttgtttcttcatttttcacaTATGCCTCCTAATGTGAAACAGAATACATAAGAAATCAACAGAGAAAAACCTCCAACAACAGCTACAGTAATAAAACACAATACTTTCTTAGCTCGTGCTTCAGCCTTCCTCTGCTTTTGcctcatcttctttttctgagAAGGAAGCAAATTTGACATGCTATCATCCTCTCCAGTACTTGATTTTGGAGGAGAGTCATATAACTTGATATAGCATCTGCACCTCAAAAGTAAGAAGCCATGTAAGCTTTTTGCCAAAATAATGGAAGGAAGAATGCAACAACGATAGCGGCGTGTacgaaaaaaagaataaatctTGTGATAAATTTATGGAGGCTCTTCTTGTAAAGGATCCCAAGTGGTgtaattgtttcttttatccttCGTCAGACTAAAGTTTAATCTTCTGTTAAATTTGCGGACATTTTTGTAAACAGGGTAAGAAACCATGTAAgcatttcatcaaaataatGTAAGGAAGAATGCAAAAATGATAGCATAAAcgaacaaaagactaaatctTCGTCAGATTGAAGTTTAAATCTTCTGTTAAATTTGCGGTCATTTTTGTGAACCCAATCAATGAAACATCAGATCTAAttaagtttaataattataatcttCTACTTCAACTACATGTATTAGATCTTTCATAATCTTTTTGAAGCATGCATAGAaggtaaattagagaaatatgTGATTAGCTA is a window encoding:
- the LOC111778784 gene encoding palmitoyl-acyl carrier protein thioesterase, chloroplastic-like, which codes for MALICSSNGSHFGMELVSISMREPTFGHATTPSLHLKARPKTASLTLKSSHISQPIAGGFKSIDDYVSRKPEITRENLMVEEFLNDGLVYQCHFLVRSYESGPDNKMTMFFVINQLQESKLNHFISCGLVERGLGKTGFGTTHEMTKRDLIWVVHKLQVVVDQFPSWNDVVELRTWICKHGKNSYRRNWIARDKKSGKVLIRAICFYVLMNKRTRKLSKFCEELKEEMNPFFLDSHPILEEDNIVSQKLHLHQHDCTHASLVTRLSDLDMNQHINNASYINFVLEGTPRSVLENYQLSGITIKYLKECSVDQQLQSLSVPLENDVVNGTPFIKDKDIKLHHSILSDGIELVRAKTVWTPKFN